A genomic window from Armatimonadota bacterium includes:
- a CDS encoding DUF3795 domain-containing protein: protein MHEILTRCGSRCDLCLAYKPNIEAHPENRQKLSDGWFKYFGFRIPAADISCAGCMTDGLRLDDDCPIRPCVLEKGLDNCAQCDEYICEKFRQRLVIYEDVKQQFSEGIPEEDYRCFIQPYENKLRLDSIRSTSRREKK from the coding sequence ATGCACGAAATTTTAACGCGTTGTGGTAGTCGCTGTGACCTATGTCTGGCATACAAACCGAACATAGAAGCACACCCGGAAAACAGGCAGAAATTGAGTGACGGCTGGTTTAAGTATTTCGGTTTTCGCATTCCTGCCGCTGATATCAGTTGTGCCGGATGCATGACTGATGGTCTGAGGCTCGATGATGATTGTCCGATACGGCCATGTGTGCTGGAGAAAGGTCTTGATAATTGTGCACAATGTGATGAGTATATATGTGAAAAGTTTAGGCAGCGGCTGGTAATCTATGAGGATGTCAAGCAGCAATTCTCTGAAGGCATTCCGGAAGAAGATTACAGGTGTTTTATTCAACCTTACGAAAACAAACTGCGGCTTGATTCAATTAGATCCACTTCGCGTCGAGAGAAGAAATGA
- a CDS encoding Gfo/Idh/MocA family oxidoreductase produces the protein MIKVGLVGFGFMGHMHTQCHVAAGESKIAAVADVDPAKRDEAKEKFGCEVYASIEDMLASADIDMVDICTPTYQHAGHVIAAAKAGKHILCEKPMALTVDECDKMIEAVNKAGVTFMIAQVIRFWPEYQVVKEIVDSGKYGKVLWVSASRLSPPANWAWEKWLWDPKRSGGGVMDLHVHDQDYIAYLIGAPKKIQAQGTKGPGGGLDAVQALGWGHESGANSYAEGSLIMSETYPFNMSLKVVCEKASIKIDTGSDPTLMVYPNEGEAYAPELPEPEIGESTETSGNLSSLGGYYNEIKYFVGCLKAGKKPVVVTPEQAREAVKICLAITKSAETGQIVEL, from the coding sequence ATGATTAAAGTAGGTCTGGTGGGTTTTGGCTTTATGGGCCATATGCACACCCAGTGCCATGTAGCTGCAGGCGAGAGCAAGATAGCAGCGGTAGCCGATGTCGATCCGGCAAAGAGAGATGAAGCAAAAGAAAAGTTCGGCTGCGAAGTTTACGCGAGCATCGAAGATATGCTGGCATCGGCGGATATCGATATGGTCGATATCTGCACGCCGACATATCAGCATGCCGGGCATGTTATTGCTGCAGCCAAAGCCGGCAAACATATTCTCTGCGAGAAGCCGATGGCTCTGACAGTGGATGAGTGCGACAAGATGATCGAGGCCGTCAACAAGGCGGGCGTCACATTTATGATCGCCCAGGTCATTCGGTTCTGGCCCGAGTATCAGGTCGTCAAAGAGATCGTCGATTCGGGCAAATACGGCAAGGTGCTGTGGGTGAGCGCCAGTAGACTCAGCCCTCCGGCCAACTGGGCCTGGGAAAAGTGGCTGTGGGACCCCAAGAGGAGCGGCGGCGGCGTTATGGATTTGCATGTTCATGACCAGGACTACATCGCTTATCTTATCGGCGCGCCGAAAAAGATTCAGGCGCAGGGCACCAAGGGTCCCGGCGGCGGACTCGACGCCGTCCAGGCACTGGGATGGGGACATGAGTCCGGCGCTAACAGCTACGCCGAGGGTTCGCTGATCATGTCCGAGACTTATCCGTTTAACATGTCTTTGAAAGTAGTCTGCGAGAAGGCTTCCATAAAGATCGATACCGGCAGCGACCCTACACTGATGGTCTACCCGAATGAGGGCGAAGCATATGCTCCTGAGCTTCCGGAACCGGAGATTGGTGAGTCTACGGAGACATCGGGCAACCTATCCTCACTTGGCGGCTATTACAACGAGATCAAGTATTTCGTCGGCTGCCTGAAAGCAGGTAAAAAGCCGGTTGTAGTCACTCCTGAGCAGGCTCGCGAGGCGGTCAAAATATGCCTTGCAATCACAAAATCTGCTGAAACTGGGCAGATTGTGGAGTTATAA
- a CDS encoding sugar phosphate isomerase/epimerase family protein: protein MLTKGISYWSFPGGLEGTKPVAEAFIEAKKAGFESVEACLSETGDVSLQTTEAKAKEIIKAASDAGVKISSVATGLFWGKSLTASDPKVRAEALEIGKKLIDVAAWLDAGAVLVIPGAVDVFFDPASEVVEFNDVWDRATEAIGKLESHAKAAKIAIGLENVWNKFLTGPAELNKFIDQFNSEWVGSYFDVGNCLLYGYPEHWIKTLGKRIKRVHFKDFRRAVGTGDGFVDLLAGDVNWPAVISAFKEIGYNGYVTAEMIPGYKHYPEVIIGNTSRAMDAILGR from the coding sequence ATGTTAACTAAAGGAATCAGTTATTGGTCGTTTCCGGGCGGGCTGGAAGGCACAAAGCCCGTCGCGGAAGCTTTTATTGAAGCCAAAAAAGCCGGGTTTGAGTCGGTCGAGGCCTGCCTTTCAGAGACAGGCGATGTGAGCCTGCAGACCACCGAGGCCAAGGCAAAAGAGATCATAAAGGCCGCATCGGATGCCGGTGTGAAGATATCATCCGTTGCCACTGGCCTCTTCTGGGGCAAGTCGCTTACCGCAAGCGATCCCAAGGTCCGCGCCGAAGCTCTCGAAATCGGCAAGAAGCTCATAGACGTTGCTGCATGGCTTGATGCAGGCGCGGTGCTTGTAATTCCCGGAGCGGTGGATGTGTTCTTCGATCCGGCTTCAGAAGTAGTCGAGTTCAATGATGTCTGGGACCGCGCCACCGAAGCCATCGGTAAGCTGGAGTCCCATGCCAAGGCTGCAAAGATCGCCATCGGTCTGGAGAACGTCTGGAACAAGTTCCTCACAGGTCCCGCCGAACTCAATAAGTTCATCGACCAGTTCAATTCGGAGTGGGTCGGCTCATACTTCGATGTAGGCAACTGCCTGCTCTACGGCTATCCGGAGCACTGGATCAAAACCCTCGGCAAGAGGATCAAGAGAGTCCATTTCAAGGACTTCCGCCGCGCTGTGGGCACCGGTGACGGTTTCGTCGACTTGCTTGCAGGGGATGTGAACTGGCCGGCTGTTATCAGCGCGTTTAAGGAGATCGGCTACAACGGCTATGTCACAGCCGAGATGATCCCAGGATACAAGCACTATCCAGAGGTTATAATAGGCAATACCTCTCGCGCAATGGACGCGATTCTGGGAAGATAA